One window from the genome of Chroogloeocystis siderophila 5.2 s.c.1 encodes:
- a CDS encoding EAL domain-containing protein, with translation MTLRKKTLLLIAVTLISLIGVIYATSSTILLRGFSRLEAEDTRYNVRRVQEALSDEIAKLSLTTRDWAEWDETYAFIEDANRQYITTYLSNVSINRLKLNLMLYVDASKRIIFDKGYDLERKEAINLLPNFQKHIAAKTVLEHSSIKSSISGLVMLPEGAMMIASRPILNSESRGPVRGTLIMGRYLNNLAIAKLAEKTHLSLRMYRFDDIQVPPDIQRVRSAFRDLPKESILVLPLDEQTIAGYTIIQDIYGNPALLLCVDAPRLTYQQGKASIRHLLLSLAIVGLMFAVATLLLIEKLILSRLSRLSADVHSIGRSGDLAARVFPISGQDELSGLAGTINEMLEALEHSIEEQRQSQERYHRYDKVLAELAKHKMLDCSDLHTNLQEITEAAAHTLAVERVGVWLYDDELYKKLLCIDLYRKSVDEHSQGAELAAAHYPTYFEALQEERTIAACDAHSDPRTKELARLYLHTNSIVSMLDAPIWLGGQMVGVVCHEHVNSMRHWSIEEKNFAASIADLVSVTLEACERKRSQEALRKAHDDLEIRVRERTAELAQINQELQAEITERTLAEEKLLYEAFHDSLTGLPNRTLFMQRLGHALVRAKRRSNYLFAVLFLDLDRFKLVNDSLGHLVGDQLLIAFVRRLEVCLRSTDTVARLGGDEFVILLDDMKDINDATLVAERIQRELIVPFNLDGHEVFITTSIGIALSTTGYDQAEDILRDADTVMYRAKSLGKARHAVFDKDMHTRAVSLLQLENDLRRAVERQELLIYYQPIVSLHNNRIRGFEALLRWNHPTRGLISPEEFIPVAEETGLIIPIGYWVLHQACHQTRIWQEQFTAIPPLTINVNCSGKQFAQSDLTKQIDRILHETGLNGVSLNIEITESILIENADLAAKMLLQLKNLGIQLYVDDFGTGYSSLSYLHNFSIDALKIDRSFIKRMGSTNQKYELVYTITQMAHNLNMNVVAEGIETSEQLRQLQDMRCEYGQGFLFSQPLQQEAATALIQSSVCV, from the coding sequence ATGACACTTCGGAAAAAAACACTATTACTGATCGCTGTTACGCTCATTAGTCTAATTGGGGTTATCTATGCTACATCATCAACTATTTTATTACGTGGTTTTTCGAGATTAGAAGCAGAAGATACTCGCTACAACGTTAGAAGAGTGCAGGAAGCTTTATCTGATGAAATTGCCAAACTAAGTTTAACAACACGCGACTGGGCAGAATGGGACGAAACATACGCGTTTATAGAAGATGCAAATCGGCAATACATTACAACTTATCTTAGTAATGTCAGCATCAATCGGTTGAAGCTAAATTTGATGCTTTACGTTGATGCTTCTAAAAGAATTATTTTTGATAAAGGCTATGACTTAGAACGTAAAGAAGCAATAAATCTTTTACCCAACTTTCAAAAACATATTGCAGCAAAAACCGTTCTAGAACACTCAAGTATCAAAAGTTCAATATCAGGGCTAGTGATGCTACCTGAAGGTGCGATGATGATTGCCTCAAGACCAATTCTCAATAGTGAGAGTCGTGGTCCGGTTCGAGGAACACTAATCATGGGTCGTTACTTGAATAATTTGGCGATCGCAAAACTAGCTGAAAAAACTCATTTATCGTTGAGGATGTATCGCTTTGACGATATACAAGTACCGCCGGATATTCAACGCGTGCGTTCTGCTTTCAGAGACTTACCCAAAGAGTCTATTTTAGTACTACCACTCGATGAACAAACGATCGCTGGCTACACGATTATTCAAGATATCTATGGCAATCCAGCACTACTACTCTGTGTGGATGCGCCAAGATTAACTTATCAACAAGGTAAAGCGAGTATTCGTCATCTTCTATTATCTTTGGCGATCGTTGGGTTAATGTTTGCCGTTGCCACACTGTTGTTAATAGAAAAGCTGATCTTGTCACGGCTATCACGCTTAAGTGCGGATGTTCATAGTATTGGCAGAAGTGGCGATCTCGCCGCCCGCGTATTTCCGATTAGTGGGCAAGACGAACTATCTGGCTTAGCAGGTACAATCAATGAAATGTTAGAAGCGTTGGAACATTCGATAGAAGAGCAACGCCAAAGCCAAGAACGCTATCACAGATACGATAAAGTTCTTGCTGAACTAGCAAAGCACAAGATGCTCGATTGCAGCGATTTACACACTAATTTACAAGAAATTACTGAAGCTGCTGCACACACATTAGCAGTAGAACGCGTTGGAGTGTGGTTATACGATGACGAACTTTACAAAAAACTGCTTTGCATTGACCTATATCGCAAAAGTGTTGACGAGCATTCTCAAGGTGCAGAATTAGCCGCAGCCCACTATCCTACTTACTTTGAAGCGTTGCAAGAAGAACGAACGATCGCAGCTTGTGATGCACACTCCGATCCCCGTACAAAAGAACTCGCAAGATTGTATCTCCATACCAATAGTATTGTCTCAATGTTGGATGCACCCATTTGGCTGGGCGGACAGATGGTGGGAGTCGTGTGTCACGAACACGTAAATTCTATGCGTCACTGGAGTATTGAGGAAAAAAATTTTGCAGCTTCCATCGCTGATTTAGTCTCGGTGACTTTAGAAGCGTGCGAACGGAAGCGATCGCAAGAAGCATTACGCAAAGCGCACGATGACTTGGAAATTCGAGTACGCGAAAGAACTGCGGAACTAGCACAAATTAACCAAGAGTTACAAGCAGAAATTACGGAACGGACGCTAGCAGAAGAAAAATTACTCTACGAGGCTTTTCATGATTCGCTCACAGGTTTACCTAACCGAACGTTATTCATGCAGCGATTAGGACACGCTTTAGTTCGTGCCAAAAGACGTAGTAATTATTTATTTGCTGTCTTGTTTTTAGACTTAGATCGCTTCAAGTTGGTTAATGACAGTCTTGGTCACTTAGTCGGCGATCAACTACTGATTGCTTTCGTTCGTAGATTGGAAGTTTGTTTGCGCTCCACAGATACCGTTGCTCGCTTAGGTGGTGATGAGTTCGTCATCTTGCTTGATGACATGAAGGATATTAACGACGCCACGCTAGTAGCTGAACGAATTCAACGAGAATTGATAGTACCATTTAATCTGGACGGACACGAAGTTTTCATCACCACAAGTATTGGAATTGCCCTGAGCACAACTGGCTACGATCAAGCTGAAGATATCCTGCGTGATGCTGATACTGTTATGTATCGTGCTAAATCACTTGGTAAGGCGCGTCATGCTGTATTTGACAAAGATATGCATACGCGCGCAGTATCATTATTGCAATTAGAAAATGACCTAAGACGCGCTGTAGAACGTCAAGAATTACTTATTTACTATCAACCAATTGTCTCGCTACATAACAATAGAATTAGAGGTTTTGAAGCATTGCTGCGGTGGAACCATCCAACACGCGGTCTGATCTCACCAGAAGAATTTATCCCTGTTGCGGAAGAAACAGGCTTGATTATTCCTATCGGCTACTGGGTACTGCATCAAGCTTGTCACCAGACACGTATTTGGCAAGAACAATTTACAGCTATCCCACCTTTAACCATTAATGTCAATTGTTCGGGTAAACAGTTCGCACAATCTGACTTAACTAAACAAATTGACCGCATTTTACACGAAACTGGCTTAAATGGGGTAAGTTTAAATATCGAAATTACAGAAAGTATCTTAATCGAAAATGCAGACTTAGCAGCGAAGATGTTGCTGCAATTAAAAAATCTAGGAATTCAATTATACGTTGATGACTTTGGTACAGGCTATTCTTCGCTCAGTTATCTCCATAACTTTTCCATTGATGCCTTAAAAATTGACCGTTCTTTTATTAAACGAATGGGAAGTACTAATCAAAAGTATGAATTAGTTTATACTATTACACAAATGGCTCACAACTTAAATATGAATGTTGTTGCCGAAGGAATTGAAACTTCTGAGCAACTTAGGCAGCTTCAAGATATGAGATGTGAGTACGGTCAAGGTTTTTTGTTTTCTCAACCCTTACAACAAGAAGCAGCAACTGCATTAATCCAAAGCAGTGTATGCGTATAA